In one Neobacillus sp. WH10 genomic region, the following are encoded:
- a CDS encoding YjjI family glycine radical enzyme — protein MTNVLEIVTSRKLTYEQKVMSLAHAAEDTLSIMNIPEKARYYFDIKAIDDLFEGHAPYRPRYIMPDYEKFIKNGSEFLRISPPEDLDELLNSLMILYRHVPSITGFPVYLGNVDKLIEPFLEGVSDEEAKKKLRLFLNFLDRTITDSFCHANIGPEPTRAGKLILELEKDLQNAVPNFTLKYDPDITPDDYAELGIYTSLFCANPAICNHKVHKETYSSDYGISSCYNILPIGGGAYTLSRITLPGLAKVATSIDQFLDQLLPDCLLELGNYMNQRVSFLVEQSGFFETSFLVKEGLIHPDNFIGMLGITGLAECVNLLMGDNGKRYGHDVEADNLADTIMTIISDFAEQFPAVYSKISNGRFMLHAQVGMDYDLGITSGVRIPVGDELKNVYDHLRHSSRFHRLITTGCGDIFPFETTGRNNPGAILDIVKGAFSLGAKYISFYEENSDLVRITGYLVKRSEMEKYRNEQVVLQGTTHLGAPNYDHNRLENRKVRGV, from the coding sequence ATGACTAACGTTTTAGAAATTGTCACATCAAGAAAACTGACCTACGAGCAGAAGGTAATGTCACTTGCACATGCTGCAGAAGATACTTTGTCCATTATGAATATTCCAGAGAAAGCCAGATATTATTTTGATATTAAGGCAATAGATGATCTGTTTGAGGGGCATGCGCCTTATCGCCCGCGCTATATTATGCCTGATTATGAGAAGTTTATTAAAAATGGCAGCGAGTTTTTACGGATTAGTCCACCTGAGGATTTGGATGAATTGTTGAACTCCTTAATGATTCTTTATAGGCATGTTCCGTCTATTACGGGATTCCCGGTTTATCTCGGTAACGTTGATAAGCTCATTGAACCATTTTTGGAAGGTGTTAGTGATGAGGAGGCAAAGAAAAAGCTTCGTTTATTTTTAAATTTCCTAGATCGCACTATTACCGATTCTTTCTGTCATGCTAATATTGGTCCGGAGCCAACTCGTGCCGGGAAGTTAATACTGGAGTTGGAAAAGGATTTACAGAATGCAGTTCCTAACTTTACGCTGAAATATGATCCGGATATTACTCCTGATGACTATGCAGAACTAGGAATTTACACTAGCTTATTCTGTGCCAATCCTGCCATATGCAATCATAAGGTGCATAAGGAAACCTATTCATCTGATTACGGTATCTCTAGCTGTTATAATATTTTGCCAATTGGCGGTGGTGCATATACGCTTTCCCGTATCACTCTGCCTGGACTTGCAAAGGTTGCCACAAGTATAGATCAATTCTTAGATCAGCTGCTTCCAGATTGTCTGCTGGAATTGGGAAATTACATGAATCAACGTGTGAGTTTTTTGGTTGAACAATCTGGGTTCTTTGAGACTTCTTTCCTTGTTAAGGAAGGGTTAATCCATCCGGACAATTTTATTGGTATGTTGGGAATTACCGGTCTGGCTGAGTGTGTAAATCTTCTGATGGGGGATAACGGCAAACGCTATGGACACGATGTCGAGGCTGATAATCTTGCTGATACAATAATGACAATTATTTCAGATTTTGCCGAACAGTTCCCTGCCGTGTATTCTAAAATATCTAATGGTCGTTTTATGCTTCATGCACAGGTTGGTATGGATTACGATCTAGGAATCACTTCAGGAGTGCGGATCCCTGTAGGTGATGAATTGAAGAATGTTTACGATCATTTGCGTCATAGCTCACGATTCCATAGGCTCATTACGACTGGCTGCGGAGATATTTTCCCATTTGAAACCACTGGTCGAAATAATCCTGGTGCTATTCTTGATATTGTAAAAGGAGCATTTTCATTAGGTGCAAAATACATTAGTTTTTACGAGGAGAATAGCGACTTGGTGCGTATTACCGGTTATTTAGTAAAACGCAGCGAGATGGAAAAATACCGAAATGAGCAGGTAGTTCTGCAAGGTACTACACATCTTGGTGCCCCAAATTACGATCATAACCGTCTTGAAAATCGAAAGGTGAGGGGAGTATGA
- a CDS encoding YjjW family glycine radical enzyme activase, which yields MTRAPVNKIIPLSLVDGPGNRTSIFLQGCNVSCAYCHNPETQAVCNHCGICVSGCPSGALTIVGSRVKWDPEICTLCDQCIKVCPTFASPRVRSMSPEEVFQEIQKNIPFIRGITVSGGECTLYPNFLKELFAIANENGLTCLIDSNGTTDFTRFPELMQLCNGVMLDVKAWDEQVYKKLTEGPTNSIVKKNLQYLADCNKLEELRIVCLPGEVDAEAVISGIAQTIGEKACSVRLKLIKFRRYGVKGRLQNTPSPDDIYMEKLLQLAVGFGFEKAVIV from the coding sequence ATGACAAGGGCTCCTGTAAACAAGATAATCCCCTTAAGCCTTGTAGATGGGCCGGGTAATCGTACTTCTATATTTTTGCAAGGATGCAACGTATCCTGTGCCTATTGCCATAATCCTGAAACTCAAGCTGTATGCAATCACTGTGGCATTTGTGTAAGCGGTTGTCCTTCTGGTGCATTGACGATCGTTGGCAGCCGTGTAAAGTGGGACCCTGAAATATGTACGCTCTGCGACCAATGTATTAAAGTTTGTCCCACTTTTGCCTCACCGCGTGTGAGAAGTATGAGTCCAGAAGAGGTCTTTCAGGAGATTCAAAAGAATATTCCGTTTATACGAGGGATTACTGTATCGGGAGGGGAATGTACCCTTTACCCTAATTTTTTGAAGGAACTGTTTGCCATAGCTAATGAAAATGGACTTACATGCTTAATTGACAGTAATGGTACGACAGATTTCACCCGCTTTCCCGAATTAATGCAGCTTTGCAATGGTGTCATGCTGGATGTGAAGGCTTGGGATGAACAAGTTTACAAAAAACTAACTGAGGGTCCTACTAATTCTATCGTTAAGAAGAATCTTCAATATCTTGCAGATTGTAACAAATTAGAGGAGTTACGAATTGTGTGCCTGCCTGGCGAGGTTGACGCGGAAGCCGTCATCAGTGGAATTGCGCAGACAATTGGTGAAAAAGCTTGCAGCGTGAGGTTAAAACTTATTAAGTTTAGGCGTTATGGGGTAAAGGGGCGTTTACAAAATACTCCCTCTCCAGACGATATATATATGGAGAAACTTTTGCAGCTCGCTGTCGGATTTGGTTTCGAAAAGGCCGTCATAGTTTAA
- a CDS encoding nucleoside permease: MTVKSRLKIMMFLQFFIWGCWLVTLGSYMINHLHFTGMQVGLVYSSTGLASLLMPSLVGIIADRWIKANRLYGICHFLGAIALFTAARISDPDLMFWVMLFNAMVYMPTIALSNTISYSSLEKEGLDVTKDFPSVRVFGTISFILAMWTISLGKLELSNVQLYIAAGASVLLALYSLLLPDCPTSNVKKDKSLVSLLGLDAFVLFKQKRMAIFFVFAMLLGAALQINITFGDPFLHDFALNPAYKDSIVVKYPAILLSMGQISEVFFILAIPFFLRKLGIKKVMLLSMVAWTLRFVFFAYGNPSSGGFFLLLLSMIVYGAAFDFFNISGSMFVEKEVDHQIRASAQGLFMTMVNGIGTYLGAVISGKIVDYFTVDGVKDWQNIWLVFAAYTIILAVIFVVSFKYKNDRDEMENVNAAA; encoded by the coding sequence ATGACTGTTAAATCACGGCTTAAAATTATGATGTTTCTTCAATTTTTCATTTGGGGATGTTGGCTTGTTACTCTTGGCTCGTATATGATCAATCATTTACATTTTACTGGTATGCAAGTTGGGCTCGTTTATAGCTCAACAGGGCTTGCTTCACTTCTTATGCCAAGTCTAGTTGGTATTATTGCAGATCGTTGGATAAAGGCAAATAGATTATACGGAATTTGCCATTTTCTTGGTGCAATTGCCTTATTTACAGCTGCACGGATTTCAGACCCTGATCTCATGTTTTGGGTGATGCTTTTTAACGCAATGGTTTACATGCCGACGATTGCTTTATCTAATACAATTTCATATTCAAGTCTGGAAAAAGAAGGACTTGATGTAACGAAGGATTTCCCATCTGTTCGTGTTTTTGGCACAATTAGTTTTATTCTTGCCATGTGGACAATTAGTCTTGGGAAACTGGAGTTAAGCAACGTCCAGCTATACATTGCTGCTGGAGCTTCGGTCTTACTTGCGCTGTATTCATTACTATTACCTGACTGTCCAACATCAAATGTCAAAAAGGACAAGTCGTTAGTAAGTCTTTTGGGACTAGATGCTTTTGTATTATTTAAACAAAAGAGAATGGCGATATTTTTCGTTTTTGCTATGCTGTTAGGTGCTGCCCTGCAGATAAACATTACATTTGGCGACCCATTCTTACATGACTTTGCGTTAAACCCTGCCTATAAAGATAGTATTGTTGTTAAATATCCAGCGATTTTATTATCAATGGGACAAATTTCAGAAGTATTCTTTATTCTTGCCATTCCATTTTTCTTACGGAAACTTGGGATTAAGAAGGTAATGTTGCTGAGTATGGTGGCTTGGACATTACGCTTTGTTTTCTTCGCTTATGGAAACCCATCTAGCGGCGGCTTCTTCTTATTGCTATTATCAATGATTGTGTATGGTGCGGCATTTGACTTCTTTAATATTTCCGGATCTATGTTTGTAGAAAAAGAAGTGGATCATCAAATTCGTGCAAGTGCACAAGGCTTATTCATGACAATGGTCAACGGAATCGGTACTTATTTAGGTGCTGTTATTAGTGGAAAAATAGTAGATTATTTCACAGTTGATGGAGTGAAAGACTGGCAAAATATCTGGTTAGTTTTTGCAGCGTATACAATCATTCTCGCAGTGATTTTTGTGGTAAGCTTTAAATACAAAAATGACCGTGATGAAATGGAAAATGTAAATGCAGCTGCGTGA
- a CDS encoding C40 family peptidase, which yields MIKKSLKYTVSAAVLATMIQVTPTFASPVESPVTKGQIDATKGQINDFETKVQQLDNRIALSMEKSDKLNNQIKIQQGKIEETEAEIEKAKKSLDAHKKVYSERLKSIQSEGKLSIATYAEVLLSSENFSEFVNRFSAISQIMESDTALLNGLNDKQEALKEAEDKLQNEFDNLKTSQDELAAEQKKIEEDKQAVEKELADAKNKLQDQEGQLAQQEQEAERQAQQQPQQQSQQQSQQASSGKNVSNSTPPTGAASLPDSNAASAVIAYAKQFLGVPYVWGGTTPSGFDCSGFTSYVFRNSVGISLPRVSRDQQNVGTRISPSQVQPGDLVFRGSPAYHVGIYIGNGQYIHAPQTGDVVKIASYNPSAFSSAARILH from the coding sequence ATGATAAAAAAATCATTAAAATATACTGTATCGGCTGCCGTCCTCGCCACTATGATTCAAGTAACACCTACTTTTGCAAGTCCAGTAGAGTCACCAGTGACAAAAGGACAAATTGATGCGACAAAAGGACAAATCAATGACTTTGAAACAAAGGTTCAACAATTAGACAACCGAATCGCCTTATCAATGGAGAAAAGTGATAAACTGAATAACCAAATTAAAATACAACAAGGAAAAATTGAAGAAACAGAGGCTGAAATTGAAAAAGCCAAAAAGTCATTAGACGCTCACAAAAAGGTTTACTCTGAACGACTAAAAAGCATTCAATCAGAGGGAAAACTGTCAATCGCTACATACGCTGAAGTTTTGCTTTCATCTGAAAACTTTTCTGAGTTTGTAAATCGTTTTAGTGCGATTTCACAAATTATGGAAAGTGACACTGCCTTGCTGAACGGTTTAAATGACAAACAAGAAGCGTTAAAAGAGGCTGAGGATAAATTACAAAATGAATTTGATAATTTAAAAACGAGCCAGGATGAATTAGCTGCTGAACAAAAAAAGATTGAAGAAGATAAACAAGCAGTTGAAAAAGAATTAGCAGATGCGAAAAACAAACTACAAGACCAAGAGGGTCAATTGGCTCAACAAGAGCAAGAGGCAGAGCGGCAGGCTCAACAGCAGCCTCAACAGCAATCTCAACAGCAATCTCAACAGGCATCTTCAGGAAAAAATGTTTCAAACTCAACACCACCTACAGGTGCAGCTAGTCTACCAGATTCTAACGCTGCTAGTGCGGTCATTGCGTATGCTAAACAATTTTTGGGCGTTCCTTACGTTTGGGGCGGGACAACGCCAAGCGGATTTGATTGCTCCGGATTCACTTCATATGTGTTTAGAAATTCAGTTGGCATTAGTCTCCCACGAGTGTCACGAGACCAGCAAAATGTTGGAACAAGAATTTCTCCGAGTCAAGTACAACCAGGAGATTTAGTATTCAGGGGTTCCCCTGCCTATCATGTCGGTATTTATATTGGAAACGGGCAATATATACATGCTCCGCAAACGGGTGATGTTGTGAAAATTGCTTCTTATAATCCGTCTGCTTTTTCTAGTGCTGCTAGAATATTGCATTAA
- a CDS encoding chloride channel protein, whose amino-acid sequence MKFSKLSILVLFSIIIGGIVGLLTWGFLAVTSFTTHFLWDTLPNALPVKNWTILLCLVGGVLVGLCQKYFGNYPRQMEDVLAEFKETKRVDYRSVHKSTLTALCVLSFGASLGPEAALVGIIGGLSTWAGDNIKSLVKKKSVLNEYGEIITEYSIEATIGMIFRAPLFGATTFFEDKKDSRRLKLIKMIVYSITTVAGFGVFIFLTNIDYRKISLVDFGSAVVGKNEIIAIIPLILIGLLFAILYEFFGKILHKVFKPLENYKVIKAVIGGLVLGLIGTILPTMLFSGEHQLTELPAEWKHMSIYLLLLSAIVKLFITEFCLASGWRGGHIFPVIFAGASLGYGMALLFPIDPVASVAIVTTSLTSGIMKKPIAAVLVLIILFPIKLIIPMIVAAYLPIYILKYTNNLTQKSY is encoded by the coding sequence ATGAAATTTTCAAAGTTAAGTATTTTAGTGCTATTTAGCATAATTATAGGAGGAATTGTAGGGTTATTGACATGGGGTTTTTTAGCTGTTACTTCTTTTACAACTCACTTTTTATGGGATACCTTACCAAATGCACTTCCTGTTAAAAATTGGACCATATTACTGTGTTTAGTTGGAGGTGTTCTGGTAGGTTTATGTCAAAAGTACTTTGGTAATTACCCGCGTCAAATGGAGGATGTATTAGCAGAATTCAAGGAAACTAAAAGAGTTGATTATAGGTCAGTACATAAAAGTACATTAACTGCACTGTGTGTTCTTTCTTTTGGAGCCAGCCTTGGTCCAGAAGCGGCTTTAGTTGGTATAATAGGAGGTCTTTCTACATGGGCAGGAGACAATATTAAATCTTTAGTTAAGAAAAAATCAGTTTTAAATGAGTATGGAGAAATAATAACTGAGTATAGTATTGAGGCTACAATTGGCATGATTTTTAGAGCACCACTATTTGGAGCTACTACCTTCTTTGAAGATAAAAAAGATTCAAGACGTTTAAAGCTGATAAAAATGATTGTATATTCAATAACTACTGTTGCAGGGTTTGGTGTATTTATATTTTTAACAAATATAGATTACAGAAAAATTTCTTTAGTTGATTTTGGTTCAGCAGTAGTAGGTAAAAATGAAATTATCGCCATAATACCACTTATCCTTATAGGATTATTATTTGCTATATTATATGAGTTTTTTGGAAAAATTCTTCATAAAGTATTTAAACCACTTGAAAATTATAAAGTAATAAAAGCCGTAATTGGTGGATTAGTATTAGGGTTAATAGGTACTATTCTTCCTACAATGTTATTTTCAGGGGAGCATCAGCTTACAGAATTACCAGCGGAATGGAAACATATGTCGATTTATTTATTGTTGCTATCTGCTATTGTAAAGTTATTCATAACAGAATTTTGTTTAGCTAGTGGTTGGCGTGGAGGACATATATTTCCTGTTATTTTTGCAGGAGCAAGTTTAGGATATGGAATGGCATTGTTATTTCCAATAGATCCAGTAGCATCCGTTGCAATTGTCACTACTTCACTCACAAGTGGAATAATGAAAAAGCCAATAGCAGCTGTATTGGTTTTAATCATTCTATTCCCAATAAAACTAATTATACCAATGATAGTAGCAGCATATTTGCCAATATATATATTAAAGTACACGAATAACTTAACGCAAAAATCATATTAA